The Flavobacterium johnsoniae UW101 genomic interval ATATCCTAACCATTCCACATCTTTTTTAATAGCATCAACAAATTCCTGTTCTTCTTTTTCAGGGTTTGTATCATCAAAACGTAAATTCACAGGAGATTGATAATCAATTCCTAAACCAAAATTTAACGCAATAGAACTCGCGTGCCCAATGTGTAAATAACCATTAGGCTCTGGTGGAAAACGAAAGCGAAGTTTAGTATTTGAAAGACCTGATTTTACGTCTTCCTCTATGATTTGTTCAATAAAATTGAGTGATTTCTCTTCTGATGCCATTATTTTATAGTAATTTTAGCAAAGATAAAAAAGTTTATAGTTTATAGTTTATGGTTTATGGTTTTCTTTGGAAACTTACTGAAAACATGAAACGTTAAACTCAAAATCTTTAATTAATTTATTTAGTATTTTTGTATAAATATTCAGAATTATGAGACAATTAACTGTTACAATTCCAGACGATTTTTACGAAACTTTTATTAGTTTTTTCAAACATGTTCCTGATGTTTCTATAGATGAAAATGTTGAGAATGAAATTCCATTATGGCAACAAGAAATGGTTTTGAATCGTATAAAAAATGCTAAACCAGAGGATTTTATTAGTTGGGAAGAGTCGAAAAAAAGACTCAATGCTAAATGGAATAAGAAGTAATGTTCGAAATAAATATTCTCTTAAGAGCTGAATTAGAAGTAGATGAAATTGCTGAATATTATGAATCTCTTTCTAATGGTTTAGGAACAAAATTTTTTAATGAATATCAAAAGTATGTAGATACTTTAAATACATTTCCATTTTTTGAAGAAAAGTATAATATAGTCAGAACATTATCTTTGAAAAAATTCCCATACACTATTCATTTTACAGTTGATGAAATTAACAAAATAGTTACAGTATACGCTGTAACATCCAATTATCAAAATCCAAACACTACAAGAATAAAACTATAAAAATGGGAGTTATAAAACTGAAAAATATCCGTACTTTTTCTTACCACGGATGTTTAATTGAAGAAGGAAAAATAGGATCTGATTATACTGTAGATCTAAAAATTAAAACTAATTTACAGAAATCAGCAGAAACAGATCATCTTTTAGACACGGTAGATTATGTTCATTTGAACAAAATTGTAGCAGAAGAAATGGCAATTCGTTCGCATTTATTGGAACATGTAGCCAAAAGAATCAATATTCGTGTACTGGCAGAGATAGAAATGGTAGTAAAAACTACAGTTTGGGTTTCTAAAATTAATCCACCTATTGGTGGTGATGTTGAGTCAGTTACTATAAAAATGACGGAAACCAGAA includes:
- the folB gene encoding dihydroneopterin aldolase, producing MGVIKLKNIRTFSYHGCLIEEGKIGSDYTVDLKIKTNLQKSAETDHLLDTVDYVHLNKIVAEEMAIRSHLLEHVAKRINIRVLAEIEMVVKTTVWVSKINPPIGGDVESVTIKMTETRK